In Vanessa cardui chromosome 28, ilVanCard2.1, whole genome shotgun sequence, one genomic interval encodes:
- the LOC124541376 gene encoding zinc finger protein 668-like: MYPSDVFGRSDQAIIVVLEVPEIDAFEPRGRPSRAGAKKYACASCAARFHTTSNLRSHERRAHRPPDQRYACARCERRFHDRTKLRRHLDAHDHVKRFKCDHCLARFSRRCHWKRHLERQHAVSVPPQRPGRRPTRLLLGEQPQPQPQPQ, encoded by the exons ATGTATCCCTCGGACGTCTTCGGTAGAAGCGATCAAGCGATCATTGTAGTACTCGAAGTTCCTGAAATCGATGCGTTCGAGC CGAGGGGGCGTCCGTCTCGCGCAGGAGCGAAGAAGTACGCGTGCGCCTCGTGCGCGGCGCGCTTCCACACGACGTCCAACCTGCGCTCGCACGAGCGCCGCGCGCACCGCCCGCCCGACCAGCGCTACGCGTGCGCGCGCTGCGAGCGGCGCTTCCACGACCGCACCAAGCTGCGCCGGCACCTCGACGCGCACGACCACGTCAAACG GTTCAAATGCGATCATTGTCTCGCGCGATTTTCTCGTCGCTGTCACTGGAAGCGGCACCTGGAGAGACAGCACGCCGTGTCGGTGCCCCCCCAGCGGCCCGGCCGGCGACCCACGCGCCTGCTGCTGGGGGagcagccgcagccgcagccgcagccgcagtGA
- the LOC124541642 gene encoding salivary glue protein Sgs-3-like translates to MAIASKRGGVRLAQERRSTRAPRARRASTRRPTCARTSAARTARPTSATRARAASGASTTAPSCAGTSTRTTTSNGSNAIIVSRDFLVAVTGSGTWRDSTPCRCPPSGPAGDPRACCWGSSRSRSRSRSDAAPGVDTRDRLSSLCGTADQLLSHDILTRIVRNESLTTETFEMPKRSRVISIFEDGSVTNVLKN, encoded by the exons ATGGCAATAGCCAGTAAGCGAGGGGGCGTCCGTCTCGCGCAGGAGCGAAGAAGTACGCGTGCGCCTCGTGCGCGGCGCGCTTCCACACGACGTCCAACCTGCGCTCGCACGAGCGCCGCGCGCACCGCCCGCCCGACCAGCGCTACGCGTGCGCGCGCTGCGAGCGGCGCTTCCACGACCGCACCAAGCTGCGCCGGCACCTCGACGCGCACGACCACGTCAAACG GTTCAAATGCGATCATTGTCTCGCGCGATTTTCTCGTCGCTGTCACTGGAAGCGGCACCTGGAGAGACAGCACGCCGTGTCGGTGCCCCCCCAGCGGCCCGGCCGGCGACCCACGCGCCTGCTGCTGGGGGagcagccgcagccgcagccgcagccgcagtGACGCGGCGCCCGGGGTCGACACTCGGGATAGGCTCTCCTCGCTCTGCGGCACTGCGGACCAGCTTCTCTCGCACGACATACTAACTCGTATCGTCCGGAACGAGTCGCTCACGACTGAAACATTCGAAATGCCGAAGCGTTCTCGTGTCATTTCCATTTTTGAAGATGGAAGCGTCActaatgttttgaaaaattga